The Allorhodopirellula heiligendammensis genome includes a window with the following:
- a CDS encoding flagellar biosynthesis protein FlhF has product MSIRTFKAANLQAALADIREQMGPDASVLHTRQVRDGWLGWLGRTQVEVIAGSRGVGGYPPSMTSDDDHSPFADDVPSPDRYSDGLFSGTVPSSDRAGYGETISMKFADFGDTNDVDPLSIDPLVGPLRQAGVPEVVIRRWLASASSFAGNLGVNDRLPYDVNGRLEHLQRAISRELNLCGPIRTQPGERHVVALVGPTGVGKTTTVAKLAAGFRIESKRRVGLLTIDTYRIAAVQQLQAYAEIMDLPMQVVEQPEQMQPAMDQLGDVDLVLIDTAGRSPRSDARIDQLAEFLRAAQPDETHLVLSATSSSENIVATLSGFTPVRATSVILTKLDETPHTAGVLSALTASERYLSTPLSYITHGQQVPDDIAVADAPNLVGALLPMTPLTVPFGEAA; this is encoded by the coding sequence ATGTCCATAAGAACTTTTAAAGCAGCGAATTTGCAAGCCGCACTGGCCGACATCCGGGAACAAATGGGTCCGGATGCCTCAGTCCTGCATACACGCCAGGTCCGAGACGGCTGGCTTGGTTGGCTAGGTCGTACCCAGGTGGAAGTGATCGCCGGTTCGCGCGGCGTGGGCGGCTACCCACCGAGCATGACTAGCGACGACGACCACTCGCCCTTCGCTGATGATGTGCCGAGTCCCGATCGATATTCCGACGGCCTCTTCTCGGGAACGGTCCCATCGAGTGATCGAGCTGGGTACGGAGAAACGATCTCCATGAAGTTCGCCGATTTTGGTGATACAAACGATGTGGATCCCCTATCCATCGATCCGTTGGTCGGTCCGCTGCGTCAAGCCGGTGTGCCCGAGGTGGTGATCCGCCGCTGGCTCGCGTCGGCATCAAGCTTTGCCGGGAACCTGGGAGTCAACGACCGACTTCCCTACGACGTCAATGGCCGCTTAGAGCATTTGCAACGTGCGATCTCGCGTGAACTGAACCTCTGTGGTCCTATCCGCACACAGCCCGGCGAGCGACACGTGGTCGCGTTGGTCGGCCCGACCGGAGTCGGCAAGACCACCACTGTCGCCAAGCTCGCTGCGGGCTTTCGCATCGAATCCAAACGCCGCGTTGGTCTATTAACCATAGACACATACCGCATTGCCGCGGTGCAACAACTCCAGGCCTATGCCGAGATCATGGATCTCCCCATGCAGGTCGTCGAGCAGCCCGAACAAATGCAACCCGCCATGGACCAGCTCGGTGATGTGGACTTGGTCCTGATCGACACTGCGGGACGCAGTCCTCGCAGCGACGCTCGCATCGATCAACTGGCGGAGTTCCTGCGCGCTGCTCAGCCTGATGAGACACATCTCGTGCTGAGTGCAACAAGTTCAAGTGAAAACATTGTCGCCACCCTCAGTGGGTTTACCCCAGTGCGCGCGACGTCGGTGATCTTGACCAAACTCGATGAGACTCCGCATACCGCGGGAGTACTCTCTGCGCTGACGGCGAGCGAGCGATACCTTTCGACACCGCTGAGCTATATCACCCACGGGCAGCAGGTTCCAGACGACATTGCCGTCGCCGATGCGCCCAATCTTGTCGGTGCGCTGCTGCCGATGACGCCATTGACCGTTCCCTTCGGAGAGGCTGCTTAA
- a CDS encoding FliA/WhiG family RNA polymerase sigma factor, whose protein sequence is MNIMEDSMPAAAPVDEEIAQVWDSFKAITKDHPDYEDLRNRLVERFMPLVRYNGERIWQRLPDGVELDDLISAGIFGLMDAIDAYDRDRGVKFETYCVPRIRGAMLDELRTMDWVPRLVRSKASKLGAATKHLETRLGRAPTVAEIAEHMELAIPEIEKMQTEANAVGVVSLNKKWYETDSYKDVREIDILEDKKGEDPTRRVQKTDLMRLVTKGLNRNERLIIILYYYEELTMKEIGATLDLSESRVSQMHTSIVTRLQQQLGVRRLEFGA, encoded by the coding sequence GTGAACATCATGGAGGATTCGATGCCCGCCGCTGCCCCCGTCGACGAAGAAATCGCCCAAGTCTGGGATTCATTCAAAGCCATCACTAAAGACCATCCTGACTACGAGGATCTTCGCAACCGACTCGTCGAACGATTCATGCCCTTGGTGCGATATAACGGCGAACGAATTTGGCAGCGACTGCCTGATGGCGTCGAACTCGATGACTTGATCAGCGCTGGTATCTTCGGTTTGATGGATGCGATCGATGCCTATGATCGCGATCGCGGCGTCAAGTTCGAAACCTACTGCGTGCCGCGTATTCGCGGAGCCATGCTTGACGAACTTCGCACCATGGACTGGGTACCGCGGCTCGTTCGCAGCAAAGCCAGCAAACTGGGGGCTGCGACGAAGCATCTCGAAACACGTTTGGGACGCGCACCCACGGTCGCTGAGATCGCCGAGCACATGGAACTCGCCATTCCCGAAATCGAGAAAATGCAAACGGAAGCCAATGCAGTTGGCGTCGTTTCTCTCAACAAAAAATGGTACGAAACGGACAGCTATAAAGACGTTCGTGAAATCGACATTCTCGAAGACAAGAAAGGCGAGGATCCAACTCGCCGGGTGCAGAAGACGGATCTGATGCGGTTGGTCACCAAAGGCCTCAACCGCAACGAACGCTTGATTATCATCCTCTACTACTACGAAGAGTTGACGATGAAAGAGATTGGTGCCACTCTCGATCTCTCCGAGTCGCGTGTCAGCCAAATGCACACCTCGATCGTGACGCGTCTGCAGCAGCAACTCGGCGTCCGGCGACTCGAATTTGGTGCCTGA
- the flhA gene encoding flagellar biosynthesis protein FlhA, translating into MRYRDLVLPLGIIGCLVVILVPLPPLLMDLLLAANITVGVIVLLTTVYVKTPLEFSIFPSLLLATTLARLVLNVATTRLILTSTESGDSDAVGGVIQGFGEFVAGDRIEVGIIIFVIIVLIQFIVITKGATRISEVAARFALDGMPGKQMAIDADLNAGNINEKTAQQRREDVGAQADFYGAMDGASKFVRGDAIAGIVITLVNVAGGLYIGVMRYGMSISDAAELFTKLTIGDGLVSQVPALLISLAAGLLVTRSANKANLPEQFLQQVFSNPKALAVAGGFLCLLIMTNLPTVPMATLGAGCLGLAVVLKRQNDQEVIDEQIVQDEKTAAELTPTKRVEDYLAVDPMELAIGVGLLSLADPQQGGDLMQRITGVRNSMAGDIGIVLPKVRIRDDMHLDDNQYEIRIAGNPVVTERVQPHHLLAIDHGNTTGVIDGEPTYDPTFGGPAVWIDPLQLEQAAIYGYTAVEPAAVLATHLQEIARSHADELLTRDATKHLIDELKQAAPAVVEELIPDLLTISDVQQVLQTLLREDVPIRQLGIILETLGDHARSTQDPIALSEYVRQRLARTISTRYRDDRGQLHVITLGSATEDQVAAGIEQNDRGLFVRMSPSEVDSTCEKISLGVKKLIALGHHPVVLVSPRIRPGLHRIVAASMPRVRILSYNEITQDTQIQSHGVVSD; encoded by the coding sequence ATGCGCTATCGAGATCTGGTGTTGCCGTTGGGCATCATCGGTTGCCTCGTAGTCATCCTGGTGCCGCTGCCACCGCTGTTGATGGACCTGTTGTTGGCCGCCAATATTACCGTCGGTGTAATCGTGCTACTGACGACGGTGTACGTCAAAACGCCACTGGAATTCAGCATTTTTCCGTCTCTCCTGCTGGCCACGACCTTGGCGCGGCTGGTCCTCAACGTGGCCACAACGCGGTTGATTCTGACCAGTACCGAGTCGGGAGACAGCGACGCCGTGGGGGGAGTGATCCAAGGTTTTGGCGAGTTTGTCGCTGGCGATCGGATCGAAGTCGGAATTATTATCTTTGTCATCATCGTGTTGATCCAGTTCATTGTGATCACTAAGGGTGCCACGCGGATCAGCGAAGTGGCGGCGAGATTTGCCCTCGACGGGATGCCGGGCAAACAAATGGCCATCGATGCAGACCTGAACGCGGGAAATATCAACGAGAAAACAGCTCAGCAGCGCCGCGAAGACGTCGGCGCGCAAGCGGACTTTTATGGAGCCATGGACGGGGCGAGCAAATTCGTCCGCGGCGATGCCATCGCGGGAATCGTGATCACGCTGGTGAACGTGGCCGGTGGACTCTACATCGGGGTGATGCGGTATGGGATGTCTATTTCGGACGCCGCCGAACTGTTTACCAAACTCACCATCGGCGATGGATTAGTCAGCCAGGTGCCAGCTCTCCTGATCTCGCTCGCTGCCGGGTTACTAGTCACGCGGAGCGCGAACAAAGCCAATCTGCCTGAACAGTTTTTACAGCAGGTTTTTAGCAACCCTAAGGCTCTTGCGGTGGCCGGCGGCTTTCTATGCCTGCTAATCATGACCAATCTACCGACGGTTCCCATGGCCACCCTCGGCGCTGGATGCCTGGGACTGGCCGTTGTCCTGAAGCGGCAGAACGATCAGGAGGTGATCGACGAGCAGATCGTACAAGACGAAAAGACCGCTGCCGAATTGACACCGACCAAGCGTGTCGAGGACTATCTCGCCGTGGACCCAATGGAATTGGCGATCGGAGTTGGCTTGCTGTCGCTGGCAGATCCCCAGCAAGGCGGTGACCTGATGCAGCGGATCACGGGGGTACGAAACTCGATGGCAGGGGATATTGGAATTGTGCTGCCGAAAGTCCGCATCCGCGATGACATGCACCTTGACGATAATCAGTACGAAATCCGGATCGCGGGCAACCCGGTGGTGACCGAGCGGGTCCAGCCTCATCACCTGCTCGCAATTGACCACGGCAACACAACGGGCGTGATCGACGGGGAGCCGACCTACGATCCGACCTTTGGTGGCCCAGCCGTCTGGATTGACCCGCTCCAGCTGGAGCAGGCCGCGATCTACGGTTATACCGCCGTCGAGCCAGCCGCCGTGCTGGCTACCCATCTCCAAGAGATTGCCCGTAGTCACGCCGACGAGCTGCTGACCCGCGATGCAACCAAACACTTGATCGATGAACTCAAACAAGCCGCACCCGCGGTCGTCGAAGAATTGATTCCGGACTTGCTCACCATCAGTGATGTGCAGCAGGTGTTGCAGACGCTGTTGCGTGAAGACGTGCCTATCCGCCAACTCGGAATTATTCTCGAAACGCTAGGCGATCATGCTCGCAGCACCCAGGATCCGATCGCCTTGAGTGAATACGTCCGGCAACGTCTCGCTCGCACGATCAGTACTCGCTACCGCGACGATCGGGGTCAACTGCATGTGATCACACTGGGCTCAGCAACAGAGGATCAGGTCGCTGCGGGTATCGAGCAGAATGATCGTGGACTTTTTGTGCGTATGAGTCCATCTGAGGTCGACTCGACTTGCGAGAAAATCTCCCTTGGTGTTAAGAAATTGATTGCGTTGGGTCATCACCCGGTCGTTCTGGTTAGTCCGCGGATTCGTCCAGGCCTGCACAGGATCGTGGCCGCATCGATGCCCCGGGTGCGGATCCTTTCCTACAACGAGATCACGCAAGATACGCAAATCCAGTCGCATGGCGTGGTGAGTGATTGA
- a CDS encoding sulfatase-like hydrolase/transferase produces the protein MRFAIPLVTLCTLLLAPVRADEVDAQNSVTTAQNTTSSDAQAESAPSSSSPPNIVFFFADDQTTTTLGCYGNDVIRTPNIDALAANGVRFRNAFVSQSICWVSRTTILSGLTGRTYGTPSNPELARPEAVAELYSDILREHGYRTGYFGKWHAKMPTGFQQRDHFDEFEAIGRNPYYKKQPDGTLRHETDLVVDRGIEFLREQPKDKPFALNMWFNACHAEDGDRRPGIGHYPWPESTNGMYEDVEIAQPPLNAATVFDALPDFLKTTINRERFFWRWNTDEKYQTNMRSYYRMVTGIDNAIGRFLTELRKQGLADNTIIVYSADNGYYMANRGLAGKWSHYEESLRVPLIIMDPRADAAKRGATTDAIGLNLDLPATFLDWAGAEIPERYQGHSLAPIVAGDQPQDWRTESFHEHFAVRNRIPAFEGIRNDQFKYVVYFDNDNYEFLHDLKNDPDELVNLAGDPQYADTLAEMRDRLAKRVKELGGPLDQLSTPFSKSTVPHPVAAAKVGANVDQDGFVSVFDGKTLRRWSGDTKYWSVQDGALTGVTDGTLKMNHFITWEDSTIQNFDLRVKVKVSAGGNSGIQYRGLSRPDLGLDVVTGYQCDVVADNANYNGMLYEEKGRRILSHTGEKVIVDPEGRSWVVGDTFGAGQAEPADLQRFDTDQWHDYRVLVRGNHYQHWVDGHLTTDLIDLDPQGRSLEGVLAVQVHVGPAMKIQYKDFKIKHLPDDLPLRTAEDSPIPDAAHLVRPQGKLPANWTPPTYGASKN, from the coding sequence TTGAGATTCGCCATACCGCTGGTCACCCTTTGCACACTTTTGCTCGCGCCAGTTCGTGCAGACGAGGTCGACGCACAGAATTCAGTCACGACAGCACAAAATACGACGAGCAGCGATGCTCAAGCGGAGTCGGCACCATCGAGTTCGTCACCACCGAATATCGTGTTTTTCTTTGCCGATGATCAGACAACCACAACGCTGGGATGCTATGGCAATGATGTCATTCGAACACCCAACATTGATGCGTTGGCTGCCAACGGCGTTCGTTTCCGAAATGCATTTGTCAGTCAGTCAATTTGCTGGGTGAGCCGCACCACGATCCTGTCGGGGCTGACGGGACGGACCTACGGAACGCCCTCAAATCCGGAACTGGCACGCCCCGAGGCGGTAGCAGAACTCTATTCCGACATCCTGCGCGAGCATGGTTATCGGACAGGGTACTTTGGGAAATGGCATGCGAAGATGCCCACAGGATTTCAGCAGAGGGATCACTTTGACGAGTTCGAGGCGATTGGCCGCAACCCGTACTACAAAAAACAGCCCGACGGAACCCTTCGCCACGAAACAGATCTGGTGGTCGACCGCGGCATCGAGTTCCTGCGAGAACAGCCCAAAGATAAGCCGTTCGCTCTCAATATGTGGTTCAACGCCTGTCACGCGGAAGATGGTGACCGTCGGCCTGGTATCGGGCACTATCCATGGCCAGAATCGACAAATGGAATGTATGAGGACGTCGAAATCGCTCAGCCGCCACTCAATGCCGCCACCGTTTTCGACGCACTGCCAGACTTCCTCAAAACAACGATCAATCGAGAACGTTTTTTTTGGCGTTGGAACACCGATGAGAAGTATCAAACCAATATGCGATCCTACTACCGCATGGTGACCGGGATCGATAATGCGATTGGGCGTTTCTTGACGGAACTACGCAAACAAGGGCTGGCCGATAACACCATTATTGTCTACTCCGCGGACAACGGGTACTACATGGCCAACCGTGGTCTGGCTGGTAAATGGTCGCACTACGAGGAGTCTCTGCGCGTGCCGTTGATCATTATGGATCCCCGCGCCGATGCCGCCAAACGTGGCGCCACGACGGATGCGATCGGATTGAACCTCGATCTACCGGCCACATTCCTGGATTGGGCTGGAGCTGAGATTCCCGAACGCTATCAAGGCCATAGCCTCGCACCCATTGTCGCCGGAGATCAACCTCAGGATTGGCGTACTGAATCGTTTCATGAGCACTTTGCTGTTCGCAATCGCATTCCTGCCTTCGAGGGAATTCGCAACGACCAATTCAAATACGTCGTGTACTTCGACAATGACAATTACGAGTTTCTCCACGACCTGAAGAATGATCCCGATGAGCTGGTCAACCTCGCGGGTGATCCGCAATATGCAGACACGTTAGCTGAGATGCGCGATCGTCTGGCAAAACGGGTCAAGGAACTCGGTGGTCCACTCGACCAACTTAGTACGCCGTTCAGCAAATCAACGGTGCCGCATCCTGTGGCAGCTGCCAAGGTCGGTGCGAACGTTGATCAAGACGGTTTCGTATCCGTGTTCGATGGCAAAACACTCCGGCGTTGGTCAGGGGATACCAAGTATTGGTCCGTTCAAGACGGTGCATTGACAGGTGTCACTGATGGCACCTTGAAGATGAATCATTTCATCACTTGGGAAGATTCTACGATCCAAAACTTTGACCTGCGTGTGAAGGTGAAAGTAAGTGCGGGAGGGAATAGTGGAATTCAATATCGCGGCCTCTCTCGCCCTGATCTCGGCCTTGATGTTGTCACCGGCTATCAGTGTGATGTGGTCGCAGACAACGCCAATTACAACGGCATGCTCTACGAAGAAAAGGGCCGTCGGATCCTTTCGCATACCGGGGAGAAAGTGATTGTCGATCCGGAAGGACGTTCTTGGGTGGTCGGTGACACATTCGGAGCTGGGCAAGCCGAGCCGGCCGATTTGCAACGCTTTGATACCGATCAGTGGCACGATTACCGAGTGCTCGTCCGAGGGAATCACTATCAGCATTGGGTCGATGGGCACCTTACCACCGACTTGATCGACTTAGACCCTCAGGGCCGATCGCTTGAGGGGGTATTGGCTGTGCAAGTACACGTCGGTCCCGCGATGAAGATTCAGTACAAGGATTTTAAGATCAAGCATCTCCCAGACGATCTGCCCTTGAGAACAGCTGAGGACAGCCCCATTCCGGACGCTGCCCATTTGGTTCGCCCGCAAGGTAAGCTGCCCGCAAACTGGACACCGCCAACCTACGGTGCGAGCAAAAACTAG
- a CDS encoding glycosyltransferase family 4 protein codes for MRIAHVITRMIIGGAQENTLLNCQDLIADHGDEVLLICGPETGPEGDLLGRTHAAKDGSAERLKSQPVPVQVIDSLRRSIHPVRDWQAAGGLAAVLNNFDPDVVHTHSAKAGLLGRHVAWRQFKRSSGGRPAVIHTVHGAPFHDYQSASAKRFFIACERWAAKRCHHMISVADAMTDLMVAAGVAPRDKFTTISSGMDVEPFLAADDHRASVRQRYGINDEHVVVGKIARLFHLKGHEDLIRSARLVVDACPQVRFLLVGDGVLRDELKSQIASLGLVDHFIFTGLVPPREVPAMIGAMDLLVHTSYREGLARALPQALIAGKPVISYDIDGAREVVIDDQTGYLVAPGDERGLANRIIHLAKHRELRLQQGRAGRLRFTNQFRHQTMTKQIRELYRQIVAHNQSSLTS; via the coding sequence ATGCGAATCGCCCATGTGATCACGCGGATGATCATCGGCGGAGCGCAGGAGAACACTTTGCTGAACTGTCAGGACCTGATTGCTGATCATGGCGATGAGGTCCTGTTGATTTGCGGTCCTGAAACCGGTCCTGAAGGCGACCTGCTCGGTCGCACCCACGCAGCCAAAGACGGTAGTGCAGAGCGGTTGAAATCGCAGCCCGTCCCGGTTCAAGTCATCGATTCACTACGTCGTTCGATCCACCCCGTCCGCGACTGGCAGGCAGCTGGGGGACTCGCGGCGGTACTGAACAACTTCGATCCCGATGTCGTTCATACGCACAGTGCCAAAGCCGGATTACTCGGACGACATGTGGCATGGAGGCAGTTCAAGCGTTCGTCGGGAGGTCGCCCCGCGGTTATTCACACCGTTCACGGCGCGCCCTTTCACGATTATCAATCGGCTTCTGCGAAGCGGTTCTTTATCGCCTGTGAACGTTGGGCCGCCAAGCGTTGTCACCACATGATCAGCGTTGCCGACGCGATGACCGATCTGATGGTTGCCGCAGGCGTCGCCCCCCGCGATAAATTCACCACCATCAGCAGCGGAATGGATGTCGAACCGTTCCTTGCCGCTGATGATCATCGAGCTAGCGTTCGTCAACGCTACGGAATCAATGACGAACACGTCGTCGTTGGTAAAATCGCTCGTCTGTTTCACCTCAAGGGCCACGAAGATCTGATCCGCTCGGCTCGGCTCGTCGTCGACGCATGCCCCCAAGTCCGCTTCCTGCTTGTCGGCGATGGTGTGCTGCGTGACGAATTGAAAAGCCAAATCGCTAGTCTTGGACTTGTCGATCACTTTATCTTCACGGGACTCGTGCCACCGCGCGAAGTCCCCGCGATGATTGGTGCGATGGACCTGCTCGTCCACACGTCCTACCGCGAAGGCCTCGCCCGAGCTCTCCCACAGGCTTTGATCGCCGGCAAACCCGTTATCAGTTACGACATCGACGGTGCCCGCGAGGTCGTCATCGACGATCAGACAGGCTATCTCGTAGCGCCGGGCGATGAACGCGGACTGGCCAATCGAATCATCCATCTTGCCAAACATCGCGAGTTACGCCTACAGCAGGGCAGGGCGGGACGGCTGCGATTTACAAACCAGTTCCGTCATCAAACGATGACCAAGCAAATCCGCGAGCTGTACCGTCAAATCGTCGCTCACAATCAATCATCCCTCACCAGCTAA